One genomic window of Eptesicus fuscus isolate TK198812 chromosome 6, DD_ASM_mEF_20220401, whole genome shotgun sequence includes the following:
- the FBXL18 gene encoding F-box/LRR-repeat protein 18, with translation MASSAEDLSSDGDSPPAAAAMAGSAHLLGFSDEILLHILSHVPSTDLVVNVRHTCRKLAELCLDKSLTHTVLLQKDYEASEDQVKQLVRAIGREIQQLNMAGCYWLSGATIEHVARCRGLVRADLSGCHLTSLRLSKVLSALQHLRSLAIDVSPGFDAGQLSGECKATLSRVRELRQTLFTPSYGVVPCCTSLEKLLLYFEILDRTREGAILSGQLMVGQSNVPHYQNLRVLYARLAPGYINQEVVRLYLAVLSDRTPENLHAFLISVPGSFAESGATRNLLDSMARNVVLDALQLPKSWLNGSALLQHMKFSNPFYLSFSRCALSGSHLLQHLLNGGKDLRSLASLNLSGCAHCLAPDSLLRRAEDDIDSGILETLVAACGNLRHLNLSAAHHHSAEGPGRHLCQLLARLSHLRSLSLPVCSVADSAPRADRKPAQPAMHAVPCGFGKKVRIGVQACPSPFSGQAGPQPSSVFWSLVRSLPFLERLELIGSNFSSAMPRNEPAIRNSLPPCSRAQSVGDAEVAAIGQLAFLRHLTLAQLPSILTGSGLVSIGLQCQQLQSLSLAHLGMMGKVVYMSALSDMLKHCKRLKDLRLEQPYFSANTQFFQALSQCSALQRLCLVSRSGTLQPEAVLAFMARCLHVVVCHMFTGESLATCKSLQQTLLRSFQAERPALNVVIFPLLHEGLTDVIRDVPMVHLDEITLFKSRVAEEPPNLWW, from the exons GACCTCTCCAGTGATGGCGACTCGCCCCCTGCGGCCGCCGCGATGGCGGGCAGTGCCCACCTGCTGGGCTTCTCCGACGAGATCCTCCTGCACATCCTGAGCCACGTCCCCAGCACGGACTTGGTGGTGAACGTGCGGCACACGTGCCGGAAGCTCGCGGAGCTGTGCCTGGACAAGAGCCTCACCCACACGGTGCTGCTGCAGAAGGACTACGAG GCCAGCGAGGACCAGGTGAAGCAGCTCGTGAGGGCGATCGGCCGGGAGATCCAGCAGCTCAACATGGCCGGCTGCTACTGGCTGTCGGGCGCCACCATCGAGCACGTGGCCCGCTGCCGCGGCCTGGTGAGGGCGGACCTGTCGGGCTGCCACCTCACCTCCCTGCGCCTCTCCAAGGTGCTGTCGGCCCTGCAGCACCTGCGCTCCCTGGCCATCGACGTGAGCCCCGGCTTCGACGCCGGCCAGCTGAGCGGCGAGTGCAAGGCCACGCTGAGCCGCGTGCGGGAGCTCAGGCAGACGCTGTTCACCCCGTCGTACGGCGTGGTGCCCTGCTGCACCAGCCTCGAGAAGCTGCTGCTCTACTTCGAGATCCTGGACCGCACGCGCGAGGGCGCCATCCTGTCGGGCCAGCTCATGGTGGGCCAGAGCAACGTGCCCCACTACCAGAACCTGCGCGTCCTCTACGCCCGCCTGGCGCCCGGCTACATCAACCAGGAGGTGGTGCGGCTCTACCTGGCCGTGCTCAGCGACCGCACCCCCGAGAACCTGCACGCCTTCCTCATCTCCGTGCCCGGCAGCTTCGCCGAGAGCGGCGCCACCAGGAACCTCCTGGACTCCATGGCCCGCAACGTCGTGCTGGACGCCCTGCAGCTGCCCAAGTCCTGGCTCAACGGCTCGGCCCTGCTCCAGCACATGAAGTTCAGCAACCCCTTCTACCTCAGCTTCAGCCGGTGCGCCCTGTCGGGCAGCCACCTGCTCCAGCACCTCCTCAACGGGGGCAAGGACCTGCGCAGCCTGGCCAGCCTGAACCTCAGCGGCTGCGCCCACTGCCTGGCCCCCGACTCCCTGCTGCGCCGGGCGGAGGACGACATCGACAGCGGCATCCTGGAGACGCTGGTGGCGGCCTGCGGCAACCTGCGGCACCTCAACCTGTCGGCCGCCCACCACCACAGCGCCGAGGGCCCCGGCCGGCACCTGTGCCAGCTGCTGGCCCGGCTGAGCCACCTGcgctccctgtccctgcccgtctGCTCTGTGGCCGACTCGGCGCCACGGGCCGACCGCAAGCCCGCCCAGCCCGCCATGCACGCCGTGCCCTGCGGCTTCGGCAAGAAGGTGCGCATCGGCGTGCAGGCGTGTCCCAGCCCCTTCTCGGGGCAGGCGGGCCCCCAGCCTTCCTccgtgttctggtctctggtgaGGAGCCTGCCCTTCCTGGAGCGCCTCGAGCTGATCGGGTCCAACTTCTCCTCCGCCATGCCCCGCAACGAGCCCGCCATCCGCAACTCCCTCCCGCCCTGCAGCCGGGCGCAGAGCGTGGGGGACGCGGAGGTGGCTGCCATCGGCCAGCTGGCCTTCCTGAGGCACCTGACGCTGGCCCAGCTGCCCAGCATTCTCACGGGCTCCGGGCTGGTCAGCATCGGCCTGCAGTGCCAGCAGCTCCAGTCCCTCTCGCTGGCCCACCTGGGCATGATGGGGAAGGTGGTGTACATGTCCGCCCTGTCCGACATGCTGAAGCACTGCAAGCGGCTGAAGGACCTCAG gctggagCAGCCCTACTTCAGCGCCAACACGCAGTTCTTCCAGGCGCTGAGCCAGTGCTCCGCGCTGCAGCGCCTGTGCCTGGTGTCCCGCAGCGGCACCCTGCAGCCCGAGGCCGTGCTGGCCTTCATGGCCCGCTGCCTGCACGTCGTCGTGTGCCACATGTTCACCGGGGAGTCCCTGGCCACCTGCAAGAGCCTGCAGCAGACCCTCCTCCGCAG